The sequence below is a genomic window from Halosolutus gelatinilyticus.
GGACGACCGTCGTGTCGATCCCGTGTTTGACGCACTCGACGGCGAGTTCGGTCTCGATCGTAAACCCGTCCGAGTCGAGCGAGAGCCGCTTCATCGAGTCGACGGTGAACGCCCGGTATCCCGAGAGGATATCGTCGTAGTCGGCTCCGTGGATGAACCGGAACGATCGGTTGATCAGCCGGTTTCCGAACCCGTTCAGCGCGCGCATCGCGTCGTCGTCCATGTCGGCGAACCGGTTGCCGATCACGTGTTCGTACCCGTGTGCGAGCGGTTCGAGCATCTTCTCCGCGTCCGCCGGATCGTAGGTCCCGTCGCCGTCGACCATCAGCACGTATGGAACGGAGATGTACCGGAGCGCTTCGCGGACGGCCTGGCCCTTCCCGTCCCCGGACTGGACGATGACGTGGGCGCCGTACTCGCGAGCGACCTCGCGCGTGTCGTCGTCCGAGTCGCCGTCCACGACGACGACGTTCGTGTAGCCCTGCTCGCGGAACCCGTCGATCACCTCGCCGATCGTCGCTTCTTCGTTGAGCGTCGGGACGAGGATGCAGACGTCCTCGGGCGAAACCTCGCGCGCCGTCTCGCTCATCCCGATGACCTCCCGGCCGGTGGTGGCGTTGGCGTCGACCGCGTCCACGAGAGTGCCGTCATCCTCCATCGGCAGGCAATCTCGTGTCGGAGTGCAAAAGGGTGCTGATAAACTGGCGGTTCGCTTATATACGCAGCCGTCGCGGGACGCCGCCCGCAGATCGCAGCGTCGATCGGCGCACCCGACACCCCAACCTGCGCCCCCGGCGTATCGGTCGACGGCGCTGCGATCGGTACGTCGCCCGCACCGCGCCGGCGTTTTGACCGTCTCCGTTTCGTGCGTCGGCCCATCGATCACCACGTCAGGCCTTCGTAGACCGCCAGTTCGTCCTCGTCGACGTCGATCCGGCGACCGTCGACGACGATCCGCCGGCGCATGTCCGCGAACGAGAGGTCGTCGAACTCGGGCCAGTCGGTCGCGATCACGGCGCCGTCCGCGTGCGCGAGCGCCCCCGCGACCGAGTCCGCGTACTCGACGTCGAGGTCGGGATACTCCTCGCGGACGTTCGCCGTCGCGACTGGATCGTACGCGACGACGTCCGCACCGCGATCGACCAGTTCGCCGATCACGTCGAGTGCGCGCGACTTTCGGATGTCGTCGGTGCCCGGCTTGAACGAGAGCCCGAGGACGGCGATCCGCGCGCCGTCGAGCGCGACGTGGTCGGCGAGGAGCGCGACGAGCCGGCGGGGCTGTTCGTCGTTGACCGCGACGACCGCGTCGAGCAGCGCGGGCTCGTACCCCCGTTCGCGAGCGCCGGCGCGCAGGGCGTTGACGTCCTTCGGAAAACACGAGCCGCCCCAGCCGAGGCCCGACCGGAGGAACCGCTCGGAAACCCGATCGTCGAGGCCGACGGCGTCGAGCACCTCGTAGGCGTCCGCGCCGTACTCCTTCGCGACGTTGCCGAGTTCGTTGACCAGCGAGACCTTCGCCGCGAGGAAGGCGTTGTTGGCGTATTTGATCAGTTCGGCCTCGCGGACGTCGGTTTCGACGAGCGCGGTCTCGGGTCGATCGAGGATCGGCGCGTACAGTTCCCGGAGGGCCGCGGCCCCGGGCTCGCTCGACGCGCCGACGACGACCTTGTCCGGTTCGAGGAAGTCCGAGACCGCGGTTCCCATCCGGAGGAACTCGGGGTTCATCACGAGGTGGAGGTCCTCGCCGACGCGCTTCCCCGATCGGTCTTCGAGGATCGACCCGACGACGTCCTCGGTCGTGCCCGGCAACACGGTGCTCTTGACGACGACGACGTGCTCGCCGTCTTTCGCGGCGAGCGCGTCGCCGAGCGATTCCGCGCCCGCCTTCACGATCGCGAGATCCAGACTGCCGTCATCGGCCTGCGGCGTCGGGAGACAGAACACGGTGAGGTCCGTCTCCGCGGTGGCGCCGTAGTCGGTCGTCGCCCGCAGGCGGGTTCCGGCGTGCTCGGCGATCCGTTCCGCGAGGCCGTCCTCGTGGATGGGGGACTCGCCGGCGGTTATCGTCTCGACGATCCCCTCGTCGATTTCGACGTTGACGACCTCGTGTCCGAGATCCGCGAGGCAGGCGGCGACGGTGGTTCCGACGTAGCCGCTGCCGACGATCGAGACGTGCATATCAGGAGCAATGCGGGGTGGTCGTTAGACGTTTTTGGGTTTCCGATCGGCAGGGCCGATCGCAACCGCTCGGCGCTCGTCGATTCCGCGAGACGCGAGTCGCGGGCGAGACCGCACGAGATCAGGAGTCGAGGATCCCCGCGATGTGCTGGCGCACCCGCACGTCGATCGCGATCTTCGCCTGGATCGGACAGCCCCGGATGAGATCCTGGATGCGGGTGACCTCCGCGTCGTCGTTGGCCACGCGGACGCGCTCCTCCCGAACCCGATCGGCGTACTTGAGGTCGTTTCTGATCCCGACAGTGATGCTCGCCTCGACGTCGTTCTCCTCGCCCGCCCGGGAGAGTCACATGAGGAGCTTGCTGTCGTCGGCCTGCTCGGGCGGGACGGTAGACGACCGCGAGCGCGCTTTTCGCAGTATCCGTCGACTACGAGCGTTCCGTAACAGTAATTGTTATACTAATGCGAAGGGATCCGCGACCGTCCGCGAATCGCCTCCGGCGTGGACGTCCCGTGCGACGACGGCGTCCGCGGGTAGTGACCAGAAGACACTTTTCCGCGATCGGTGACTGTCGCGTATGGAGCTACACGACGCTCGCGTTCTCGTCACCGGGGGTGCAGGGTTTATCGGGTCGAACCTCGCGAACGAACTGGCCGATCGAAACGAGGTGATCGCCGTCGACGACTGCTACCTCGGCACGCCGTCGAACCTCTCCGACGACGTCGACTTCGTGGAAGCGAGCGTGTTGGACGACGAGTTACCGACGGACGTGGACGCCGTGGTTCACCTCGCCGCGCTCTCCTCGTACGCGATGCACGAAGAGAACCCCCGACGGGGCGCCCGTGTGAACGTCGAGGGGTTCGTCAACGTCGTCGAACAGGCGCGCGAGGACGGCTGCGAGACCGTGGTGTACGCCTCGACATCGTCGATCTACGGCAGCCGGACGGATCCCTCGCCGGAGGGACTGGACGTGACGGTGAACACCGGCTACGAGGCCTCGAAACTCGCCCGCGAGCGTTACGGCGAATACTTCTCGAACCACTACGGCATGTCGGCGTGTGGAATGCGCTTCTTCTCGGTCTACCAGGGCTACGGCGGCGCCGAGGACCACAAGGGCGAGTACGCCAATGTGATCGCCCAGTTCGCCGACGACATCGCCAGCGGCGAGTCGCCGGTGCTCTACGGCGACGGCTCGCAAACCCGGGACTTCACTCACGTCTCCGACATCGTTCGCGGACTCGAACTGGCCGCGGCCCACGAGCTCGACGGGGTCTACAACCTCGGGACCGGCGAGTCGTACGACTTCAATACGGTCGTCGAGCTGATCAACGACGAACTCGGGACCGACGTGGAACCCGAGTACGTCGAGAACCCGATCCCCGAGTCGGTGTACGTCCACGATACCTGCGCCGATTCCTCGAAGATTCGCGACGAAACCGGCTGGGAACCCCGAATCGACTTCGAAGAGGGAATCCGGCGGGTCTGTGCGCAGTATACGGACGAGTGAGGACGCTGACGAGGAACCGATAATCAGTACTGACTTCGACGACCACCGATCGTCGCGCTCGCAGCGGTTAGAGACACCCTTTCTCCGATCGGCCCGTCGACGGCCGCCGCTCCCCACCGATCGCGAGCCACCGGCACTGTGCCCCGACCGGGCCGCCGTTCTAGCCGCGTCGTTCGTGTAAGTCGCACATTATTATGGCCCAGTCGGTGATTCGAACCGGTACGAATGACCGTCCCGACTACGGATTTGGGTGCTGGCGAACTCGTTATCGCAACCGGCATCCTGCTCGTCGTTGGCCTCCTCGCGGTCGCGTTCGCCCTGAACGCGAAACGGACGTTCGACGGCGCCGACGGTGACGGCGAGGTGGGAGCAGCCGTGGCTCCGGCGATCCCGACCGACGACGCGGTGGAGGACTCCCGGATCGCACTCGCACAGGACGAGAACGGCGACTGGACGTGGTCCGTCCTGCATCTCGAGACCCGTGCGGAGAGCGCGGCCCGAAGCCCCTCCCGAGCGGCGGCGACCGAGCGGATCGAACGGCTGCAAGACACGATCGACGACGCCGGGCTGCTGGAAGTGTCCGAATCGGCGTTCCGGCTGTCCGAGACGCGGGACGGAACCTGGCAGTGGACGCTGGTGCGCGGCGACGGTAGTCGCGTCTGCGCCGCGTCCCGCGAGTTCGACGACCGCGACGGCGCCGAAACGGCGGTGAGTTTCCTGAAAGAACACGGCCCTGACGCCGAGATGATCGACGTCGAAGGCGGAGCGTTCACGGTCGTCGAGCGCCACGGACGGTGGCACTGGCAGCTGGTCGCCGACGATCGAACCACGCTGGCCGCGGGCGAAGTCGGGTACGCGAGCCAGGAACGCGCCGTCGCCGCCGCTCGAACGTTCGCAGAACGGTTCATCCAGGCGCGGGTACTCGACGTCGATCGCGTCGGCGTCGAACTGTACGACCGCGACGACGGCTGGGCGTGGCGGATCGTCGACGACGAGGATACCGTCGTCGCGGACTCGACCGACGCGTTCGCCGCGCGCCCCGACGCCGAACGCGCCGCGGACGAGGTGCTCACGGCGCTGGAGTCGGCGGCGGTTCTCGTCGCCGACGAGCCGACTTTCGAGCGGTACCGGTCCGACGAAGAGTGGCACTGGCGGCTCGTCGACGGGACCGACCGGGTCGTGGCCCGGTCGACCGCCGGCGCGCCGGCGCGCGACGACGCGGATCCGGCCATCGAACGATTCGGCGAGACCGCCCGCGAGGCGGACGTCGTCGAGATCGAAACCGCGGAGTACGAGGTCTATCCGGTGCGCGACGCCGGGGAGAGCCGGCCCGCGTCGGCGACCGCAACCAGTCAGCGGCCCGAAGCCATCGCGGACGGGGCGGGCGCGTCGGTCGCCGAGACGTCCGCGGACGCCTCGGCCGCGGAGGCGACCGACGCCCGGGACTGGGGCTGGCGACTCGTGACCGACGATCGCGAGATCATCGCCGCGAGCACCGACTCCGCCGCCGACGTCGAGACGGCCGAGGCGGCGATCGAGCGGGTTCGCGAACAGGCTCGCGACGCCGAACTCATCGAGTTCGACAACGCTGCGTTCCGCGTCTACGAGACCGACGCGGGCGAGTGGCGTTGGCGGCTGATCGACGAGAACGGAACCGTGCTCGCGGACAGCGGCGCGGAACACGACTCCCGAGACGAGGCCGCGGAGGCGATGCTGACGCTGAAAGAGCAGGCGCCCGACGCCGAGGTGCTGGAGATCGAGACGGCGGCGTTCGAACTGTTCGTCACCGCGGACGACGAGTGGGGCTGGCGACTGATCGACGGCGCCGGCAGCCTCGTCGCCGAGGGACCCACCACCCACCCGACCAGGGAGGCCGCCCGCGACGCGATGGGGCGCCTGCTCGACCACCTCGAGGCCGACGTTCGCACGATGGACCGGCCGATATTCCAGGTCTCCGGGACGGACGACTGGGGCTGGCGGTTCGTGCTCCCGACGGGGGAAATCGTCGCGACCGGTGCCGCCGAGTACCCGACACGGGACGACCTCGCAGAGGGCGTGACGACCGTCCGCGAAGCCGCGGCCACCGCCGACGACGCGACGATCGACGACGTCGCGATCGAACTCTACGACAGCGGCGACTGGCACTGGCGGGTACTTGATCGCGACCGCGAGGAACTCGCTACTGGGACGGGGTCCTACCCCGATCGCAAGGCGGCGCTCGACGCCGTCGAGACGCTCACGAGCCGCGTCGACGACGTCCCCGTCTTCACGATCGACGACGCGGCGATCCGCCTCGACGGCGACGACGGCTGGCGCTGGGAACTCGTCGACCGCGATCGAGCGGTACTCGCCAGCGCGGGCGCCGCCACCGAGACCAAGACGGCGCTCATGGGGGCCATCGCCGACGTCCGTCGGCTCGCACCGCTGGCGCAGCCGGTCGAATTCGGGGTTGCGTCGTTCGACCTCGTCACGACGGCGGACGATCGGTGGCAGTGGCAACTTCGGGACGAACACGGGCAGGCCGTCGCGACCGGCGCGGACCGCTACGAGTCGAGGGCGGCTGCCCGCGAGGCCGTCTCGGACGGCCGCCAGCTACTCGATCGGGCGAGCATCTTCGCGATCGACAGCGCCGCGTTCGAACTGTACGCCGACGAGGACGGCTGGGTGTGGCGGCTGGTCGACGAGTATGGCACCACGGTGATCGAGAGCACGCAGACGTACGGGACGCGCACCGCGGCTCGCGAAGCGATCTCCGACCTCAAAACCACCGTTCCCGACGGCGGAATCATCGTTGCCGAGTAACGAACGAGCCGGCTACTCTCGGATCGCGGCCACCGCTTCGGTCAGCCGTTCTTCCGCCCGATCGCGGTCGTCGGGATAGCCGACGTCGATCCGCCAGCCGTCCATCCGGATCGCGTCGATCGTCCGCCCGGACTGGATGAGGAGATCGATCGCGTCGGGGAGTTCGTACTCGCCGCGATCGCTCGGCTGGACGAGGTGACACGCGTGGAAGATCTCGGGCGTGAACGTGTAGAAGCCGGTCATGACGAGG
It includes:
- the aglM gene encoding UDP-glucose 6-dehydrogenase AglM yields the protein MHVSIVGSGYVGTTVAACLADLGHEVVNVEIDEGIVETITAGESPIHEDGLAERIAEHAGTRLRATTDYGATAETDLTVFCLPTPQADDGSLDLAIVKAGAESLGDALAAKDGEHVVVVKSTVLPGTTEDVVGSILEDRSGKRVGEDLHLVMNPEFLRMGTAVSDFLEPDKVVVGASSEPGAAALRELYAPILDRPETALVETDVREAELIKYANNAFLAAKVSLVNELGNVAKEYGADAYEVLDAVGLDDRVSERFLRSGLGWGGSCFPKDVNALRAGARERGYEPALLDAVVAVNDEQPRRLVALLADHVALDGARIAVLGLSFKPGTDDIRKSRALDVIGELVDRGADVVAYDPVATANVREEYPDLDVEYADSVAGALAHADGAVIATDWPEFDDLSFADMRRRIVVDGRRIDVDEDELAVYEGLTW
- a CDS encoding NAD-dependent epimerase/dehydratase family protein; this encodes MELHDARVLVTGGAGFIGSNLANELADRNEVIAVDDCYLGTPSNLSDDVDFVEASVLDDELPTDVDAVVHLAALSSYAMHEENPRRGARVNVEGFVNVVEQAREDGCETVVYASTSSIYGSRTDPSPEGLDVTVNTGYEASKLARERYGEYFSNHYGMSACGMRFFSVYQGYGGAEDHKGEYANVIAQFADDIASGESPVLYGDGSQTRDFTHVSDIVRGLELAAAHELDGVYNLGTGESYDFNTVVELINDELGTDVEPEYVENPIPESVYVHDTCADSSKIRDETGWEPRIDFEEGIRRVCAQYTDE
- a CDS encoding DUF1508 domain-containing protein, with amino-acid sequence MTVPTTDLGAGELVIATGILLVVGLLAVAFALNAKRTFDGADGDGEVGAAVAPAIPTDDAVEDSRIALAQDENGDWTWSVLHLETRAESAARSPSRAAATERIERLQDTIDDAGLLEVSESAFRLSETRDGTWQWTLVRGDGSRVCAASREFDDRDGAETAVSFLKEHGPDAEMIDVEGGAFTVVERHGRWHWQLVADDRTTLAAGEVGYASQERAVAAARTFAERFIQARVLDVDRVGVELYDRDDGWAWRIVDDEDTVVADSTDAFAARPDAERAADEVLTALESAAVLVADEPTFERYRSDEEWHWRLVDGTDRVVARSTAGAPARDDADPAIERFGETAREADVVEIETAEYEVYPVRDAGESRPASATATSQRPEAIADGAGASVAETSADASAAEATDARDWGWRLVTDDREIIAASTDSAADVETAEAAIERVREQARDAELIEFDNAAFRVYETDAGEWRWRLIDENGTVLADSGAEHDSRDEAAEAMLTLKEQAPDAEVLEIETAAFELFVTADDEWGWRLIDGAGSLVAEGPTTHPTREAARDAMGRLLDHLEADVRTMDRPIFQVSGTDDWGWRFVLPTGEIVATGAAEYPTRDDLAEGVTTVREAAATADDATIDDVAIELYDSGDWHWRVLDRDREELATGTGSYPDRKAALDAVETLTSRVDDVPVFTIDDAAIRLDGDDGWRWELVDRDRAVLASAGAATETKTALMGAIADVRRLAPLAQPVEFGVASFDLVTTADDRWQWQLRDEHGQAVATGADRYESRAAAREAVSDGRQLLDRASIFAIDSAAFELYADEDGWVWRLVDEYGTTVIESTQTYGTRTAAREAISDLKTTVPDGGIIVAE
- the aglJ gene encoding S-layer glycoprotein N-glycosyltransferase AglJ; protein product: MEDDGTLVDAVDANATTGREVIGMSETAREVSPEDVCILVPTLNEEATIGEVIDGFREQGYTNVVVVDGDSDDDTREVAREYGAHVIVQSGDGKGQAVREALRYISVPYVLMVDGDGTYDPADAEKMLEPLAHGYEHVIGNRFADMDDDAMRALNGFGNRLINRSFRFIHGADYDDILSGYRAFTVDSMKRLSLDSDGFTIETELAVECVKHGIDTTVVPVSYRARPEESETNLHPVRDGGTIILALYTLAKTNNPLFYFGSLGVTGIGSGAVIASYVIWEWIQYRQGHEIMAIVSAAAILLGVQLLMFGVLSDMLVTLHREQRRRLEQIARETDEE